The following coding sequences lie in one Verrucomicrobia bacterium CG1_02_43_26 genomic window:
- a CDS encoding EscN/YscN/HrcN family type III secretion system ATPase, which yields MDLSVADNLNWIESRIKNTQPIEKIGRVVQVTGLIIESEGPEVSIGDVVEIYSHRKALEGTAEVVGFRHNHVLLMPLTELHDIHSGCTVVSWAQSRNVPVGPSLIGRILDGLGNPIDGKGKLMSEWSSAGLRQKPLNPMARQKIHDPFQTGIKSIDTFTPLGEGQRVGIFAGSGVGKSTLLGMISRGSKADINVIALVGERGRELREFIDNDLGEEGLARSVVIVSTSDQPAPLRIRAAMLATRIAEYFRDQDKKVLFLMDSVTRLAMAQREIGLAVGEPPATRGYTPSVFSLLPKLLERSGMGERGSITALYTILVEGDDMNEPIADAVRGILDGHIVLSRALAAANHFPAVDVLESISRLTRAVCSPQELAIISKARDLLSTYNKHEDLITIGAYERGSNKKLDEAINKHDSITQFLQQPIEELAQRQSSFEQLLKSIS from the coding sequence ATGGATCTTAGTGTAGCAGATAACCTTAATTGGATTGAGAGCCGTATCAAAAACACCCAGCCGATTGAAAAAATTGGCCGTGTGGTACAGGTCACGGGCTTGATCATAGAGTCCGAGGGCCCGGAGGTCTCCATAGGCGATGTTGTCGAAATCTACTCACATAGAAAAGCACTTGAAGGCACTGCGGAGGTAGTCGGCTTCCGGCATAACCATGTCTTACTCATGCCGCTTACCGAATTACATGATATACATTCGGGCTGTACCGTGGTCTCTTGGGCGCAAAGCAGAAACGTACCGGTTGGACCCTCCCTGATTGGAAGAATATTAGATGGCTTGGGTAATCCCATCGATGGCAAGGGTAAGCTCATGTCCGAATGGTCTAGCGCGGGTTTGCGTCAAAAACCGTTAAACCCGATGGCACGGCAAAAAATCCATGATCCTTTTCAAACCGGTATCAAGTCTATCGATACATTCACTCCGCTGGGCGAGGGCCAACGCGTGGGTATTTTCGCAGGCAGTGGTGTGGGTAAATCCACTCTCCTTGGTATGATCTCCAGGGGCTCTAAGGCAGATATAAACGTAATCGCGCTCGTTGGAGAACGGGGTCGTGAGTTAAGAGAATTTATTGATAACGATTTGGGCGAGGAGGGTCTTGCCCGATCCGTTGTCATCGTATCCACATCGGATCAACCTGCTCCGCTCAGAATAAGGGCTGCCATGCTCGCTACTCGTATCGCGGAATATTTCAGAGATCAGGATAAAAAAGTTCTTTTTTTAATGGACTCCGTTACTCGTCTCGCAATGGCTCAAAGAGAAATTGGCCTTGCCGTTGGTGAGCCGCCTGCAACGCGTGGCTACACGCCTTCTGTCTTTTCTTTATTACCTAAATTGCTTGAGCGTTCGGGTATGGGTGAAAGGGGTTCTATTACTGCTTTATATACGATCTTGGTTGAGGGGGATGACATGAATGAGCCGATCGCGGATGCCGTTCGGGGTATTCTGGACGGGCACATCGTTCTCAGTCGCGCGCTAGCCGCCGCAAACCACTTTCCCGCAGTAGATGTACTGGAAAGTATCAGTCGTCTTACTCGCGCGGTTTGTTCGCCACAGGAGTTAGCTATCATTTCCAAAGCACGGGATCTCTTATCTACCTATAATAAGCATGAAGACTTAATCACCATTGGTGCCTATGAAAGGGGCAGTAATAAAAAGCTGGATGAGGCTATTAATAAACACGACTCCATCACTCAATTTTTACAACAACCGATCGAAGAGCTCGCGCAACGGCAAAGCAGTTTCGAGCAGTTGCTAAAATCCATATCATGA
- a CDS encoding flagellar motor switch protein FliM: MSAEDSGDDFSEILNQSDIDRLMEDAQGTPSGIVYNLEGEKFGSDEKINIEAYDFRNPVFLTETELRQIRIRHEKFVHYLSARLSMFLRLDTQLKMSKLYTTTYQKFTEAIPNPTFISLFQIDKLEGIGVMDVNPRLAMTFINRMLGGRGHSIKDERYLTEIEITLMEDVIYIILFEWCRQWTEYTGMEPIIAGQENSGRFLNTASPDAIVLILDIEVSLGDCSETMQLCFPYFMIEPIIKTMHANSLKFNQGKQADKTKPAWTKSYDNITVPVSAEWEPFEIQVRDLLNLRPGDILEMPENALRNTRIRLMNTVCFIGEAGIDSDHNAVKITRKHIGEK, encoded by the coding sequence ATGAGCGCGGAAGATTCTGGAGATGATTTTTCAGAAATCCTTAATCAATCCGATATTGATCGTCTCATGGAGGATGCCCAAGGCACCCCCAGTGGTATCGTTTACAATCTCGAGGGTGAAAAATTCGGTTCCGATGAGAAAATTAACATCGAGGCCTACGACTTTCGTAATCCCGTTTTCTTAACCGAAACAGAGCTCCGGCAAATCCGTATTCGGCACGAAAAATTCGTCCACTACTTATCCGCTCGTCTCTCTATGTTTCTTCGCTTGGATACCCAGCTAAAAATGTCCAAGCTTTACACCACCACTTACCAAAAGTTTACAGAAGCCATCCCAAACCCCACGTTCATCAGCCTTTTCCAAATCGATAAACTCGAGGGAATCGGCGTTATGGATGTGAACCCGCGTTTGGCCATGACGTTCATAAACCGCATGCTCGGTGGCAGGGGCCACTCTATTAAGGATGAACGCTACCTCACCGAAATCGAAATCACCCTCATGGAGGATGTTATTTATATCATCCTTTTCGAATGGTGCCGCCAGTGGACAGAGTATACGGGCATGGAGCCCATTATCGCGGGTCAGGAAAATAGTGGTCGTTTCCTTAACACTGCTTCCCCGGACGCCATAGTACTCATCCTCGATATCGAAGTCTCCCTGGGCGATTGCTCCGAAACCATGCAGCTGTGCTTCCCTTACTTTATGATCGAGCCGATCATAAAAACAATGCACGCCAATAGTCTCAAATTTAACCAGGGTAAACAGGCGGACAAAACTAAGCCCGCGTGGACAAAAAGCTACGACAACATCACCGTACCTGTCTCCGCCGAATGGGAGCCTTTCGAAATCCAAGTGCGTGATCTCTTAAACCTCAGGCCGGGTGACATCCTTGAAATGCCGGAAAACGCTTTACGCAATACCCGTATCCGTCTCATGAATACCGTCTGTTTCATCGGCGAGGCCGGTATAGACTCGGATCATAATGCCGTTAAAATAACTCGTAAACATATAGGGGAAAAATAA
- a CDS encoding flagellar motor switch protein FliN: METPTIDTKNLEIVLDVRVKATVQLGSCELPMREIVELCPGAVIQLRQKTKDPVGLYVNQKLVAYGEVVVVEDNFGIKITELVGDSTK, from the coding sequence ATGGAAACACCTACAATTGATACCAAAAATCTCGAAATCGTTTTAGATGTAAGGGTAAAAGCAACCGTACAACTCGGCTCTTGCGAACTGCCTATGCGAGAAATTGTTGAGCTTTGTCCCGGTGCCGTCATTCAGTTACGCCAAAAAACAAAAGACCCAGTAGGCCTCTATGTTAACCAAAAGCTTGTTGCCTATGGTGAGGTTGTTGTGGTAGAAGATAACTTTGGCATTAAAATAACTGAATTAGTCGGAGACAGTACCAAGTGA
- a CDS encoding flagellar biosynthetic protein FliP, producing MSGLDSPGDLSVAIQLLFFMTLLTLAPSIIMLMTSFTRIVIVLGFVRNALGVQSAPANQIIIGLALFLTFFLMAPIWERVYSEAVQPYMDKKITSTQAFDNGSAHLKGFMLKQTRESDIEFFLGLASMGSTLPSDLPMRVVIPAFIMSELRTAFQMGFMIFVPFLIIDFLVASTLMAMGMMMMPPAIISLPFKILLFVLVDGWYLVVRSLVESFRL from the coding sequence ATTAGCGGTCTCGATAGCCCGGGTGACCTCAGTGTCGCCATCCAATTGCTTTTCTTCATGACGTTGCTCACCCTGGCACCGTCTATCATTATGTTGATGACAAGCTTCACGCGTATCGTCATCGTCCTGGGTTTCGTCCGTAACGCTCTCGGTGTCCAATCTGCCCCCGCAAACCAAATCATTATCGGGCTAGCGCTCTTTCTCACATTCTTCCTCATGGCTCCCATCTGGGAACGCGTCTACAGCGAGGCCGTTCAGCCTTATATGGATAAAAAGATAACGTCCACACAGGCTTTCGATAATGGCTCCGCCCACCTCAAGGGTTTCATGTTAAAGCAAACGCGAGAATCCGATATCGAATTCTTTCTCGGCCTGGCCAGTATGGGCTCAACCTTACCGTCAGACCTCCCCATGCGCGTTGTTATACCGGCTTTCATCATGAGTGAGCTTCGTACCGCTTTTCAAATGGGTTTTATGATATTTGTTCCTTTCCTTATCATAGACTTCCTCGTCGCGTCAACGCTCATGGCCATGGGTATGATGATGATGCCCCCCGCTATTATATCTTTGCCTTTTAAAATACTCCTATTCGTTCTCGTAGATGGTTGGTACCTTGTGGTACGTTCCCTCGTCGAAAGCTTCCGATTATGA
- a CDS encoding flagellar biosynthetic protein FliQ, translating to MTIESSVDILRTLILTSITLIAPLMATAISVGVLISLLQSITSIQEQTLTFVPKLLAVCFVLIASAHWMIRTLMEFTITFIQKLPEMAR from the coding sequence ATGACCATTGAATCCTCAGTTGATATCTTGAGGACGCTTATCCTCACTTCCATAACCCTCATCGCCCCTCTCATGGCAACCGCCATCAGCGTAGGCGTGCTCATCAGCTTGCTACAATCCATTACAAGTATCCAGGAACAAACCCTAACATTTGTCCCTAAGCTACTAGCCGTCTGCTTCGTCCTCATCGCCTCCGCTCACTGGATGATCCGCACGCTCATGGAGTTTACCATCACTTTTATACAAAAACTCCCTGAAATGGCACGATGA